Genomic window (bacterium):
TTGGTTAAAGATGCAAGGTTCACTGAAATCCCAGACGAAATAAGTGATGTTAAAATTGCATTTCTTCAACCTATGTCAGGATTGGCGGCAGTAGAGGCAAAATTAGAATCAGGGAGAATCAATGTGCTTATGGGTGAAGGCCAGACTGCACAGGTGTTAAGGAATTTATGTTACCAGGTATATGAGAAATCAATATCAGACTGGAACAAACTTACTGCTCAAATAAAGATACTTTTTGGTATAGACCTTTTACCTCCTCAATATATAAAAGAACGAGGAGAAATAAAGATGTCTTATAAAGAACGCAAAGGAACGAAATTTGATATATCCTCTTCTGGAAGGGGACTTCAACAAACACTGCTTTTGCTTGCTCATCTATATGCAAATCCAAAAACAATATTGCTCCTTGATGAACCTGATGCACATCTTGAAATTCTAAGACAGAGGGAAACATATCAGTTGATTACAGAAATAGCTGAAAAAAAAGGGTGTCAGATTATTGCTGCCAGTCATTCAGAGGTCGTGCTTAATGAAGCTGCTAATCGTGATGTTGTTATAACTTTTGTAGGTAAACCTCATAGAATTAACGATAGGGGGAGTCAAGTTTTAAAATCGCTTAAGGAGATTGGATATGAACATTACTATTTAGCAGAAGAAACAGGATGGGTATTATACCTTGAAGGTGCAACCGACCTGGCAATTTTACGGAAGTTTGCAGAGATTTTAGGGCATAAAGAGGCAAAAGAGATTCTTGCAACCCCTTTTGTTCATTATGTTGGAAACAAACCAAATGAGGTAAAAAGGCATTTTTGGGGATTAAAATATGCAAAAAAAGACCTAACCGCAATTGCAATCTTTGATCGTCTGGAAAAGAATTTGCCTAATGATATGGGCGTTAAAGTGCTCCAATGGAGAAAAAGAGAGATAGAGAATTACTTGTGTATGGAAAAGGTACTTCTATCATATGCAAAATATGATCTACCCGATGATCTTTTTGGAAACGCTGAGGCTCATCGAAGAGTTAGTGCTATGAAAGAGGCTATTTTAGAATTAACCTCTGCATTAAAAACCCTAAATAAGCCAGCGCCATGGTCGCCGGATATAAAAGCAACAGATGATTTTCTTGATCTTTTATTTGATAACTATTTTAAAAAGTTAGGATTACCAAATCTTTTAAAAAAGTCAGATTATCATATTCTTGTTCAGTTTGTGCCAAAAAATGAGATAGATTCAGAAATCACAGAAAAACTTGATGCTATTGTTGAGATTGCTAAAAGAGCAATACCAATGGTTTAATTTTATGCAAAAAACAATACTCCCTATGAAGAGCCAAAATGGTTAGCCTGGGATTACCGGCATTACAAAACGGCTTCTTGAGCAGAGGTTTTATAATGTTCACCCTATTTTTTAAAATCAGGAAAATCTCGGTTAAAGAAATCTTATTCAGAACTAAAAAATTAATTGGACAAAGATTAGAAATATGGGGACATACCCCATATTTAAAGCGGGAATATGGGATGTGTCCCCATATTCATCTTATAGAAAAAGATGAGATATTTAATACCTATTTGCCTCAAACAAGGTATATTCAGGAGGCAGATAAAATATGTGAACATAAGTTCGCATTATTAGGTATAAATGTCGAGTATAAAGATACGATTGAATGGCATAAACATCCGCTAACCAAACAGGAGTATCCACTAAAATTATATTCAAACATCTATAAATTCTTAAGCCATGGGGATGTAAAATATGTCTGGGAAATCAGCCGACATGAGCACTTTGTTTCCCTCGGATTAGCCTGGTGCCTGAGCGGGGATGAAAAATATCGCCGGGAATTTTGTGCTCAGATAACTGATTGGATAGATTCTAACCCTTATTTACTTGGTGTCAATTGGTCGAGTGGTTTAGAGGTAGCGCTACGGGCAATAAATTGGGTAATGGCTTATAACCTCTTCTTAACATCTATAGATGCAGAGGTCCATTATAAGATTTTAAATAGCCTTTACCAGCACGGAAGATACCTTATCCGTAATCTGTCCTTTTTTTCAAGTCCGTATAACCATTTAATTGGAGAGGCAACGGCGCTTTTTATCTTAGGGTTTTTATTCCCGGGACTCAAAGAGGTAAATCAATGGAAAAAAACAGGCTGGCAAATACTTAAATCAGAACTTAAAAACCAGTTTTATGAAGATGGTGGCAATGTCGAACAGGCAGTATCCTATCACCATTACACATTAGGGTTTTATCTACTGGCGATTATCCTTCAGATGAAAAATGATATTGAGGTTGAGCCAGAGATTCTAAAGGCTATTGAGCGAGTGATGGAATTTTCTATGTATCTAACAAAACCTGATAGTCGAATGCCAATGATTGGGGATGGGGATGGTGCTCGGTC
Coding sequences:
- a CDS encoding AAA family ATPase, with translation MLTRIKVRNFKKLGDIDIELGNTVVLIGPNNSGKTSALQAVALWDMGIKQWNAKRKGKSSPEKRPGVTINRLEMISIPVPSINLLWSDLHTRDVKQVIGKTSVKNVRIDVIVEGISNDKPWSCGMEFDYINEESLVCRPVRKAGFEDKLVKDARFTEIPDEISDVKIAFLQPMSGLAAVEAKLESGRINVLMGEGQTAQVLRNLCYQVYEKSISDWNKLTAQIKILFGIDLLPPQYIKERGEIKMSYKERKGTKFDISSSGRGLQQTLLLLAHLYANPKTILLLDEPDAHLEILRQRETYQLITEIAEKKGCQIIAASHSEVVLNEAANRDVVITFVGKPHRINDRGSQVLKSLKEIGYEHYYLAEETGWVLYLEGATDLAILRKFAEILGHKEAKEILATPFVHYVGNKPNEVKRHFWGLKYAKKDLTAIAIFDRLEKNLPNDMGVKVLQWRKREIENYLCMEKVLLSYAKYDLPDDLFGNAEAHRRVSAMKEAILELTSALKTLNKPAPWSPDIKATDDFLDLLFDNYFKKLGLPNLLKKSDYHILVQFVPKNEIDSEITEKLDAIVEIAKRAIPMV